From Streptomonospora salina, the proteins below share one genomic window:
- a CDS encoding PucR family transcriptional regulator yields MPLRRLLLAVGDPLVDVLAAPAGLDVRVDNVVIVDPEDEAEAFAGDLVLLIGARGSAARHLVRAAARRGAAAVAVKVHSDEPAYPPPQGWAAASKARRGGDETALLRSEAGDAGVALLGVRPEVRWDQLQSLCRSVLDDARLTADADLGESTGDLYSLAQTISALTGGLVTIEDAASRVLAHSSGEEADELRRLSVLGRRGPEQYLALLREWGVFSRLRAGEEVVRIDEHPEFGIRRRLAAGIHAGTQPLGTIWVQEGSAPFAGDAEEALLGAARMAALHMVRHRTEATVGLRLRDDLLASLLEGGVEAAALADTIEVGRDRPALVAAFALASGTDARGDSAGAEETDRSGRELNRRRLVDLITVHTAAYRRTSLVTLVGGRIYVLMPDLSRAGPGGTDSAGEAARSSAESAVLALTRKTVEAARSTLGVTVQGAVGSPVESLAAVPGSRAEADRILDAMGRDLALDVATMSDVRTHVLISETLAYLRGTPALRDPRVSALAEHDTAQGSDLVASLLTYLEDFGDVRTAASRLHIHPNTLRYRVRRAESVSGIDLSDPTQRLFTHLQLLMERGT; encoded by the coding sequence ATCCCCCTGCGCAGGCTGCTGCTGGCGGTGGGCGACCCGCTCGTGGACGTGCTGGCGGCGCCGGCCGGGCTGGATGTGCGAGTGGACAACGTCGTCATCGTCGACCCCGAGGACGAGGCCGAGGCGTTCGCCGGCGACCTGGTGCTGCTGATCGGGGCGCGGGGCAGCGCCGCCCGCCACCTGGTGCGCGCTGCCGCGCGGCGCGGCGCCGCCGCCGTGGCGGTCAAGGTGCATTCCGACGAACCCGCCTACCCCCCGCCGCAGGGTTGGGCGGCCGCTTCGAAGGCGCGCCGCGGGGGCGACGAGACCGCTCTGCTGCGCAGCGAGGCCGGCGACGCCGGCGTGGCGCTGCTGGGGGTGCGCCCCGAGGTGCGCTGGGACCAGCTGCAGTCGCTGTGCCGCAGCGTGCTCGACGACGCCCGGCTGACCGCCGATGCCGACCTGGGCGAGTCTACGGGCGACCTGTACTCGCTGGCGCAGACGATCTCGGCGCTGACCGGCGGACTGGTGACCATCGAGGACGCCGCGAGCCGGGTCCTGGCCCATTCCAGCGGCGAGGAGGCCGACGAGCTGCGGCGGCTGTCGGTACTGGGCCGCCGCGGCCCCGAGCAGTACCTCGCCCTGCTGCGCGAGTGGGGGGTGTTCTCCCGGTTGCGCGCCGGCGAGGAGGTGGTGCGCATCGACGAGCACCCCGAGTTCGGCATCCGGCGGCGCCTCGCGGCGGGCATCCACGCGGGGACCCAGCCGCTGGGCACGATCTGGGTGCAGGAGGGTTCCGCCCCGTTCGCCGGGGACGCCGAGGAAGCGCTGCTGGGCGCGGCCCGGATGGCGGCGCTGCACATGGTGCGCCACCGCACCGAGGCGACGGTGGGGCTGCGGCTGCGCGACGACCTCCTCGCGAGCCTGCTGGAAGGGGGCGTCGAGGCCGCGGCACTGGCCGACACCATCGAGGTCGGCCGCGACCGGCCCGCGCTGGTGGCGGCGTTCGCGCTGGCGTCGGGCACCGACGCACGGGGCGATTCCGCCGGCGCCGAGGAGACCGACCGATCCGGCCGGGAGCTGAACCGGCGGCGGCTGGTGGACCTGATCACCGTGCACACCGCCGCCTACCGCCGCACGTCGCTGGTCACGCTCGTGGGCGGGCGGATCTACGTGCTCATGCCCGACCTGTCCCGCGCGGGCCCGGGCGGCACGGACTCCGCGGGCGAAGCGGCCCGCAGTTCCGCGGAGTCGGCGGTGCTGGCGCTGACCCGCAAGACGGTGGAGGCGGCCCGCTCCACCCTGGGGGTCACGGTGCAGGGCGCGGTGGGTTCGCCGGTGGAGTCCCTGGCCGCCGTCCCCGGCTCCCGCGCCGAAGCCGACCGGATCCTGGACGCCATGGGCCGCGACCTCGCCTTGGACGTCGCGACGATGTCGGACGTACGCACCCACGTGCTCATCAGCGAGACCCTGGCCTACCTGCGCGGGACGCCGGCCCTGCGCGATCCGCGGGTCAGCGCCCTGGCCGAGCACGACACCGCGCAGGGGTCGGACCTGGTGGCGTCGCTGCTGACCTATCTGGAGGACTTCGGCGACGTCCGCACCGCAGCCTCCCGGCTGCACATCCACCCCAACACCCTGCGCTACCGGGTCCGCCGGGCCGAGTCGGTCAGCGGCATCGACCTGTCCGATCCGACCCAGCGGCTGTTCACCCACCTGCAGCTGCTGATGGAGCGGGGAACATGA
- a CDS encoding Ppx/GppA phosphatase family protein: MTTVAAVDCGTNSIRLLISALIGMEDEEVGLVDLERRMEVVRLGQGVDRTGEFTPEALERTFAALRGYADLMRENGVEPGPESVRMVATSATRDVRNRDEFVEGVRGIIGVEPEVVTGDEEAELSFVGATAELEDDDAGFAPPFLIVDIGGGSTEFVLGRPDPGDIPDGEGAVRAARSVDVGCVRLAERHLAADPPTAEQIAAATADVDAALDEAAESVALKEAASLVCVAGTATTVAGIAMELPEYDAERIHHSWVPAARVHEIAEELLAMDHDQRAAIGVMHPGRVDVIGAGALVLSRVVARTGASGFVASEHDILDGIAWGLCLDDTDEADETPQGAAGE, from the coding sequence GTGACCACCGTGGCCGCCGTGGACTGCGGCACCAATTCCATCCGGCTGCTCATCTCGGCGCTGATCGGGATGGAGGACGAGGAAGTCGGGCTCGTCGATCTCGAACGGCGCATGGAGGTGGTCCGCCTGGGCCAGGGCGTCGATCGTACCGGCGAGTTCACGCCCGAGGCGCTGGAGCGGACGTTCGCCGCGCTGCGCGGGTACGCCGACCTGATGCGCGAGAACGGTGTGGAGCCGGGACCGGAGTCGGTGCGCATGGTGGCCACCAGCGCCACCCGCGACGTGCGCAACCGCGACGAGTTCGTCGAGGGTGTGCGCGGGATCATCGGCGTCGAGCCCGAGGTGGTCACGGGTGACGAGGAGGCGGAGCTGTCCTTCGTCGGCGCGACCGCCGAGCTGGAGGACGACGACGCCGGATTCGCCCCTCCGTTCCTGATCGTCGACATCGGGGGCGGCTCCACCGAGTTCGTGCTCGGCCGGCCCGACCCCGGCGACATTCCCGACGGCGAGGGCGCGGTACGCGCGGCCCGCTCGGTCGACGTCGGCTGTGTGCGCCTCGCCGAGCGCCACCTCGCCGCCGACCCGCCCACCGCCGAGCAGATCGCCGCGGCCACGGCCGACGTCGACGCCGCGCTGGACGAGGCCGCCGAGTCGGTGGCGCTGAAGGAGGCCGCCTCGCTGGTGTGCGTGGCCGGCACCGCCACGACGGTCGCGGGCATCGCCATGGAGCTGCCCGAGTACGACGCCGAGCGGATCCACCACAGTTGGGTCCCGGCTGCGCGGGTGCACGAGATCGCCGAGGAACTGCTGGCGATGGACCACGACCAGCGGGCCGCGATCGGTGTCATGCACCCGGGCCGGGTCGACGTGATCGGTGCGGGTGCACTCGTCCTCTCCCGCGTGGTGGCGCGTACCGGCGCGAGCGGGTTCGTGGCCAGCGAGCACGACATCCTCGACGGAATCGCCTGGGGCCTGTGCCTGGACGATACGGACGAGGCGGACGAGACGCCGCAGGGCGCCGCCGGCGAGTGA
- a CDS encoding NAD(P)/FAD-dependent oxidoreductase, translated as MTEGRNYRLVHGGGDDEKIPHVLVVGGGYLGMYTARRLEKQLGPGEARITIVDPNSYMTYQPFLPEIAAGSISPRHVVVPLRKVFERVRVLTGRVIHVDHENRSVDFEPVVGEPRAIGYDYIVMAAGAVSRTLPIPGLAEWGIGIKTVEEAVFLRNHVLDQLNIADSTDDPEIRRKALNFVFVGGGFAGAEAIAELEDLARDATSMYASIDVDDLNFYLVEAADKILPEVGPDVGERTLNQLKRRGIDMRLSTFLESAVDQRIKLSDGAEFDAGTLVWTAGVKPSPVVQAGDLPLGPKGHIDTSDYLTVNGVDNAFAGGDNAQVPDGKGGFYPPNAQNAVRQAPVLADNVIAALRGREMTRYAHGNLGAVAGLGLHKGAAQLFGRIKLTGRLAWYAHRAYHLYAVPTFNRKARVLADWIVGFVLRRDYAALPEMDEPRQAFEEAATPQVENGQLLRRVS; from the coding sequence ATGACCGAAGGCAGGAACTACCGCCTGGTGCACGGCGGCGGTGACGATGAGAAGATCCCGCATGTACTCGTCGTCGGCGGCGGGTACCTGGGGATGTACACCGCTAGGCGGCTGGAGAAGCAGCTGGGGCCGGGCGAAGCCCGCATCACGATCGTCGACCCCAACTCCTACATGACCTACCAGCCGTTCCTCCCCGAGATCGCTGCGGGCAGCATCTCCCCGCGCCACGTCGTCGTGCCGCTGCGCAAGGTCTTCGAGCGGGTGCGGGTGCTCACCGGGCGCGTCATCCACGTGGACCACGAGAACCGCTCGGTCGACTTCGAGCCCGTGGTCGGCGAGCCGCGCGCGATCGGCTACGACTACATCGTGATGGCCGCCGGCGCCGTGTCCCGCACGCTGCCGATCCCCGGGCTGGCCGAGTGGGGGATCGGGATCAAGACGGTCGAGGAAGCCGTGTTCCTGCGCAACCATGTGCTGGACCAGTTGAACATCGCCGACTCCACCGACGACCCCGAGATCCGGCGCAAGGCGCTCAACTTCGTCTTCGTCGGCGGCGGTTTCGCCGGCGCCGAGGCGATCGCCGAACTGGAGGACCTGGCCCGCGACGCCACGTCCATGTACGCCTCCATCGACGTCGACGACCTGAACTTCTACCTGGTCGAGGCTGCCGACAAGATCCTTCCCGAGGTCGGCCCCGACGTCGGCGAGCGGACCCTGAACCAGCTCAAGCGCCGCGGCATCGACATGCGGCTGTCGACGTTCCTGGAATCGGCCGTCGACCAGCGCATCAAGCTCAGCGACGGCGCCGAGTTCGACGCGGGCACGCTGGTGTGGACCGCCGGTGTCAAGCCGAGCCCGGTCGTGCAGGCCGGTGACCTGCCGCTGGGCCCCAAGGGCCATATCGATACCAGCGACTACCTCACCGTCAACGGTGTGGACAACGCCTTCGCCGGCGGCGACAACGCGCAGGTGCCCGACGGCAAGGGCGGCTTCTACCCGCCCAACGCCCAGAACGCGGTGCGCCAGGCCCCGGTGCTGGCCGACAACGTCATCGCCGCCCTGCGCGGCCGGGAGATGACCCGTTACGCGCACGGCAACCTGGGCGCCGTCGCGGGCCTGGGGCTGCACAAGGGCGCCGCCCAGCTGTTCGGCAGGATCAAGCTGACCGGCCGGCTCGCCTGGTACGCGCACCGGGCCTACCACCTCTACGCGGTGCCGACCTTCAACCGGAAGGCCCGTGTCCTCGCGGACTGGATCGTCGGCTTCGTTCTGCGGCGCGACTACGCCGCGCTTCCGGAGATGGACGAGCCGCGCCAGGCCTTCGAGGAAGCGGCCACACCGCAGGTGGAGAACGGCCAGCTGCTGCGCCGGGTCAGCTGA
- a CDS encoding nitroreductase/quinone reductase family protein, producing MTDEHTPGHADAADFNTAVIEEFRANNGRVGGMFEGARLALLTTTGARSGEPRTVPVAYLPDGGRSVVIASAGGGPRHPAWFHNLRADPRVTVENGVFTVECDAVVLEGEERDAVFARAVEADPGWAEYQAMTERTIPVVALEPVGGEAVEQRPGQGLLAVHDAFRRELAIVRDEIARSGPGLGAQLRINCLTVCQGLAHHHTMEDTGMFPVIAQARPELAGVVARLGEEHKRVDTLLEQLRSQLDGTAPDPAAVQAEVERLTAELEAHLAYEEEQLVPILDTMTP from the coding sequence ATGACCGATGAGCACACCCCTGGCCACGCCGACGCCGCCGATTTCAACACGGCGGTCATCGAGGAGTTCCGCGCCAACAACGGCCGCGTCGGCGGCATGTTCGAGGGCGCCCGCCTCGCGCTGCTGACCACCACCGGAGCACGCTCCGGCGAGCCCCGCACCGTTCCCGTCGCCTATCTGCCCGACGGTGGGCGCAGCGTCGTCATCGCCTCCGCCGGCGGCGGCCCCCGCCACCCGGCCTGGTTCCACAACCTGCGTGCCGATCCGCGCGTCACCGTCGAGAACGGGGTCTTCACCGTCGAATGCGACGCCGTCGTACTCGAAGGCGAGGAGCGCGACGCCGTGTTCGCCCGCGCCGTCGAAGCCGACCCCGGTTGGGCCGAATACCAGGCCATGACCGAGCGCACCATCCCCGTCGTCGCCCTCGAACCCGTCGGCGGCGAGGCCGTCGAGCAGCGCCCGGGCCAAGGGCTGCTCGCCGTCCACGACGCGTTCCGCCGCGAACTGGCCATCGTCCGCGACGAGATCGCCCGCTCGGGTCCGGGACTGGGCGCCCAGCTGCGCATCAACTGCCTGACCGTCTGCCAAGGGCTGGCCCACCACCACACGATGGAGGACACCGGCATGTTCCCGGTCATCGCCCAAGCCCGCCCCGAGCTCGCCGGCGTCGTCGCCCGCCTCGGCGAGGAGCACAAGCGCGTCGACACCCTGCTGGAGCAGCTGCGCTCCCAGCTCGACGGCACCGCACCGGATCCGGCCGCCGTCCAGGCGGAGGTCGAGCGGCTCACCGCCGAGCTGGAGGCCCACCTCGCCTACGAGGAGGAGCAGTTGGTCCCGATCCTCGACACCATGACGCCGTGA
- a CDS encoding DUF501 domain-containing protein has product MDSADRSTAASDRVSDTDAATVQRQLGRPPRGLRAVAHRCPCGLPDVVRTAPRLEDGTPFPTLYYLTCPRAASAIGTLEAGGTMRRMQERLAEDPELREAYERAHRDYLGERTEQTRRDGSAPLPEGMQSTGGMPERVKCLHALVAHELARPGSNPFGREALDALPEWWADGPCVCAGGDGGDGAAESAAGHPHADDDIEGTTR; this is encoded by the coding sequence ATGGATTCCGCCGACCGCAGCACAGCCGCCTCCGACCGCGTCTCCGACACCGACGCGGCGACCGTGCAGCGCCAACTGGGGCGCCCGCCGCGCGGCCTGCGGGCGGTGGCCCACCGCTGCCCGTGCGGGCTTCCCGACGTGGTGCGCACCGCGCCGCGCCTGGAGGACGGCACCCCGTTCCCCACGCTCTACTACCTCACCTGCCCGCGCGCGGCTTCGGCCATCGGCACCCTGGAGGCCGGCGGGACGATGCGCCGGATGCAGGAGCGCCTGGCCGAGGACCCCGAACTGCGGGAGGCCTACGAGCGGGCGCACCGCGACTACCTGGGCGAGCGCACCGAGCAGACCCGGCGCGACGGTTCCGCGCCGCTGCCCGAGGGGATGCAGAGTACCGGGGGCATGCCCGAGCGGGTGAAGTGCCTGCACGCGCTGGTCGCCCACGAGCTGGCGCGGCCGGGCTCCAACCCCTTCGGCCGCGAGGCGCTGGACGCGCTGCCCGAGTGGTGGGCCGACGGGCCCTGCGTGTGCGCCGGCGGGGACGGCGGCGACGGCGCAGCCGAAAGCGCGGCGGGGCATCCGCACGCGGACGACGACATCGAGGGGACGACCAGGTGA